In a single window of the Deinococcus misasensis DSM 22328 genome:
- the galK gene encoding galactokinase: MSFQEIFGHEPAVVRSAPGRVNLLGEHTDYNGGFVLPTAIPQETTVALSVSEDGLDHIYSADLQERQDLPRDGEPQGFAKYVQGSVRVLADRASIPNLNIYVSSNVPMGAGLSSSAALEVAVIRAVNELLGLGLSGVDIALLAQKAEHQYAGVMCGIMDQMASSVASTREMLLLDTLTLERTLVALPEGYEVLVMDSGAKRRLAESGYNTRRAECEKACEMLGISSLREATLSDVDRLPEPFSKRARHVITENARVQEALSATAARFGQLMNDSHASMRDDYEASHPQVDQLVNLLQQHEDVLGARITGAGWGGCCVALVKAGTAKQVSQDVLSTFNAQGGEGRLVVPE; this comes from the coding sequence ATGAGTTTTCAAGAGATTTTCGGCCATGAACCTGCTGTTGTGCGCAGCGCACCCGGACGGGTGAACCTGCTGGGCGAACACACCGATTACAACGGGGGCTTCGTGCTTCCCACCGCCATTCCGCAGGAAACCACCGTGGCCCTTTCGGTCAGCGAAGATGGGCTGGACCACATCTACAGTGCAGACCTGCAAGAACGTCAGGACCTCCCCAGAGACGGAGAGCCTCAGGGCTTTGCCAAATACGTGCAGGGCAGCGTGCGGGTGCTGGCAGACCGTGCAAGCATCCCCAACCTGAACATTTACGTCTCCTCCAACGTGCCGATGGGTGCGGGCCTGTCTTCGAGTGCCGCTCTGGAAGTCGCCGTGATCCGTGCAGTCAATGAGTTGCTGGGCCTCGGGCTCAGTGGTGTGGACATCGCCCTCCTTGCCCAGAAAGCCGAGCACCAGTACGCCGGGGTGATGTGCGGCATCATGGACCAGATGGCTTCCAGCGTGGCCAGCACAAGGGAAATGCTGCTGCTTGACACCCTGACTTTGGAGCGCACTCTGGTGGCCCTCCCTGAGGGTTACGAGGTGCTGGTGATGGACAGTGGAGCCAAACGCCGCCTCGCAGAAAGCGGATACAACACCCGCCGCGCCGAGTGCGAAAAAGCCTGCGAAATGCTGGGCATTTCCAGCTTGCGGGAAGCCACCCTGTCAGATGTGGACCGGCTTCCCGAGCCCTTCAGCAAGCGGGCCAGACACGTCATCACCGAAAATGCACGTGTGCAGGAAGCCCTGAGTGCCACGGCTGCCCGTTTCGGTCAACTGATGAACGACTCCCACGCCAGCATGCGCGACGATTACGAAGCCTCACACCCTCAGGTGGACCAACTGGTGAACTTGCTGCAACAGCATGAAGATGTGCTGGGTGCGCGCATCACGGGGGCCGGTTGGGGCGGATGCTGTGTGGCTCTGGTCAAAGCAGGCACCGCCAAACAGGTGTCCCAAGACGTGCTCTCCACCTTCAATGCACAGGGCGGCGAAGGCCGTCTGGTGGTTCCCGAGTAA
- a CDS encoding arsinothricin resistance N-acetyltransferase ArsN1 family A, whose protein sequence is MTQTLQSRPALHKDVPRITEIYNQGIEDRTSTFETRPRSETDVAAWFDGKHPIVVVEVEGQVQAFASTSSYRARECYAGIAEFSVYVAREARGQRLGEVAMRALIEESEKAGFWKLLSRVFPENQASLKMLSRVGFCQVGVYQKHGQLEGVWKDVVIVERLLEKNL, encoded by the coding sequence ATGACCCAGACTTTGCAAAGCCGTCCCGCGCTCCACAAAGACGTTCCCCGGATCACCGAAATTTACAATCAGGGGATTGAAGACCGCACCTCCACCTTCGAAACCCGTCCCCGCAGCGAAACAGACGTTGCAGCATGGTTTGATGGCAAGCACCCCATTGTGGTGGTGGAAGTGGAGGGACAGGTGCAGGCTTTTGCCTCGACCTCCTCATACCGGGCCAGAGAATGTTACGCAGGCATCGCAGAATTCAGCGTGTATGTGGCCCGAGAAGCCCGGGGTCAACGCCTCGGGGAAGTGGCCATGCGCGCCCTGATCGAGGAGAGCGAAAAAGCAGGATTCTGGAAACTGCTCTCCAGGGTTTTTCCAGAAAATCAGGCCAGCCTGAAAATGCTTTCCCGGGTCGGTTTTTGTCAGGTGGGCGTGTACCAGAAGCATGGTCAACTTGAAGGGGTCTGGAAAGACGTGGTGATTGTGGAAAGGTTGCTGGAAAAGAACCTCTGA
- the arsN2 gene encoding arsenic resistance N-acetyltransferase ArsN2, whose product MNIKPATSADWKDIQNLLSHLNLPEEGAKEHLQHYHLMRDSRGLIAVAGLEVYPPVALLRSVAVAPEHQGQGLGDQLVNHLIGQARAQGITDLYLLTTTAAQYFPRFGFQEIQRSEVPERLHTSREFQGVCPDSAKVMHLSLNPHPADLLRQVTRLHHQLQQLLPSCLENQTLTRCHILSELGKAGQLTLADLVVRLRLDKAWMSRNIESLLQDGLVAKTKHDTDGRSSWIRLTPSGEAHLQQLNGQLNAQTRRILTHLPPEEQTQVFRALTLLHQALQTEFALATIPQKEEIA is encoded by the coding sequence ATGAACATCAAACCCGCCACATCAGCCGACTGGAAAGACATCCAAAACCTGCTCTCCCACCTGAACCTCCCAGAGGAAGGGGCAAAAGAACACCTGCAGCATTACCACCTGATGCGGGATTCGCGGGGCCTCATCGCTGTGGCAGGACTGGAAGTGTATCCCCCTGTGGCCCTGTTGCGCTCGGTGGCGGTGGCCCCTGAGCACCAAGGGCAGGGACTCGGGGACCAACTGGTGAACCACCTGATTGGGCAAGCCAGAGCGCAAGGCATCACCGATCTGTACCTGCTGACCACCACGGCAGCACAGTACTTTCCCCGTTTCGGGTTTCAGGAAATCCAGCGCTCAGAGGTTCCTGAACGGCTGCACACCTCTCGGGAATTTCAGGGGGTCTGTCCTGACTCTGCCAAGGTGATGCACCTTTCCTTGAATCCCCATCCGGCAGATTTGCTCCGGCAAGTGACCCGCTTGCACCACCAACTGCAGCAACTCCTCCCGAGCTGTCTGGAAAACCAGACCCTCACCCGCTGCCACATCCTGAGCGAACTGGGCAAGGCCGGACAACTCACCTTGGCGGACCTCGTGGTGCGCCTCAGGCTCGACAAAGCGTGGATGTCCCGCAACATCGAAAGCCTGCTGCAAGATGGGCTGGTCGCCAAAACCAAACATGACACAGATGGACGGTCCAGTTGGATCCGGCTCACCCCCTCTGGAGAAGCACACCTGCAGCAACTGAACGGCCAGTTGAATGCCCAGACCCGGCGCATCCTCACCCACCTCCCTCCAGAGGAGCAAACGCAGGTGTTTCGTGCCCTGACCCTGCTGCATCAAGCCCTGCAAACCGAATTCGCTCTGGCCACCATTCCACAGAAAGAAGAAATCGCATGA
- the galT gene encoding galactose-1-phosphate uridylyltransferase, with protein sequence MFKKTLTKPDGRTLWLYGRQDFVHDPAPSPSNDPVTANPHMRYHPLRQEWVLYASHRQNRTFMPPPEYNPLAPTRDPENPTELPQGSYDIAVFQNRFPSMALESHNPPALEGILTEAANGTCEVVVFTQDANTLLSSLSEEHIDLLLQVWADRTTELGSRPEIQYVLPFENKGVEVGVTLHHPHGQIYAYPFVPPVQQKALDAARQHHRENGQNLGDALVQTELQEKGRLVHEGKHSVSFIPPFARYPYETWIMPRVAVPYLSSLTPEARQDFARTLKDVLYRLDHLFGRPMPYLMTIHQAPTDGEAHTEWPLRIEIYPALRAENRLKYLAGTELGAGIFANDTLPEQTAANLRAVQVTP encoded by the coding sequence ATGTTCAAAAAGACCCTCACCAAACCCGATGGCCGCACCCTCTGGCTGTACGGTCGGCAGGACTTCGTGCATGACCCGGCCCCCAGTCCCAGCAACGATCCCGTTACGGCCAACCCCCACATGCGCTACCATCCACTCCGTCAGGAATGGGTGCTGTACGCCAGCCACCGCCAGAACCGCACCTTCATGCCCCCACCGGAGTACAATCCTCTGGCCCCCACCCGGGACCCAGAAAACCCCACCGAGCTTCCACAGGGCAGCTACGACATTGCCGTGTTCCAGAACCGCTTCCCCAGCATGGCCCTCGAAAGCCACAATCCACCTGCTCTGGAAGGCATCCTGACCGAGGCCGCCAATGGGACCTGCGAAGTGGTGGTGTTCACACAAGACGCCAACACCCTGCTGTCCAGCCTCTCTGAAGAACACATTGATTTGCTGCTTCAAGTGTGGGCAGACCGCACCACCGAACTCGGGAGCCGTCCGGAGATTCAGTACGTGCTGCCTTTCGAAAACAAAGGGGTCGAGGTGGGCGTGACCCTGCACCACCCACACGGCCAGATTTACGCCTATCCTTTTGTGCCTCCAGTGCAACAAAAAGCCCTGGACGCTGCCCGCCAGCACCACCGTGAAAACGGCCAGAATCTGGGGGATGCTCTGGTGCAAACCGAGCTGCAGGAAAAAGGCCGACTGGTCCACGAAGGCAAACACAGCGTCTCGTTCATTCCGCCGTTTGCCCGTTACCCTTACGAAACGTGGATCATGCCCAGAGTGGCGGTGCCTTACCTCTCCAGCCTGACCCCTGAAGCCCGTCAGGACTTTGCACGCACCCTCAAAGATGTGCTGTACCGTCTGGACCACCTGTTTGGCCGTCCGATGCCTTACCTGATGACCATCCATCAGGCCCCCACCGACGGTGAAGCCCACACCGAGTGGCCCCTGAGAATCGAAATCTACCCTGCTTTGCGTGCCGAAAACCGCCTGAAGTACCTGGCAGGCACCGAACTGGGTGCAGGCATCTTCGCCAATGACACCCTTCCAGAGCAGACCGCTGCCAACCTCCGTGCTGTACAGGTGACCCCATGA